The Anas platyrhynchos isolate ZD024472 breed Pekin duck chromosome 3, IASCAAS_PekinDuck_T2T, whole genome shotgun sequence genome includes a window with the following:
- the FBXO28 gene encoding F-box only protein 28 — MAAAEERLLSEGDGGALCAARLSPTPLPPAPEAPALLEQPPQSNTLMGLPIVAIESILSFLSYDETSQLRLVCKRMDLVCQRMLNQGFLKVERYHNLCQKQVKAQLPRRESERRNHSLARHADILAAVETRLSLLNMTFMKYVDSNLCCFIPGKVIDEIYRVLRYVNSTRAPQRAHEVLQELRDISSMAMEYFDEKIVPILKRKLPGSDVSGRLIGAAPVPGPSAALTTMQLFSKQNPSRQEVTKLQQQVKANGAGVTVLKREISELRTKVQEQQKQLQDQDQKLLEQTQIIGEQNARLAELERKLREVMESAVGSSSGSGSNEQSPRKRRKAVESTDCPRKSKRLRNRK, encoded by the exons atggcggcggcggaggagcgGCTCCTGTCGGAGGGGGACGGCGGCGCCCTGTGCGCGGCGCGGCTCTCCCCGACCCCGCTCCCGCCGGCTCCCGAGGCCCCGGcgctgctggagcagcccccGCAGAGCAACACGCTGATGGGGCTGCCCATCGTGGCCATCGAGAGCATCCTCAGCTTCCTGTCCTACGACGAGACCAGCCAGCTCCGCCTG GTTTGTAAACGAATGGACTTGGTTTGCCAGCGAATGCTGAATCAGGGATTTCTAAAAGTGGAGAGATACCACAACTTGTGTCAAAAGCAAGTTAAAGCTCAGCTTCCAAG ACGGGAGTCAGAAAGAAGAAACCATTCATTAGCTCGTCATGCAGACATCCTTGCTGCTGTAGAAACACGACTTTCTCTGTTAAATATGACTTTCATGAAGTATGTGGATTCCAATCTCTGCTGCTTCATACCTGGAAAG GTAATAGATGAAATTTACCGTGTGCTAAGATACGTAAACTCTACAAGAGCTCCTCAGAGAGCTCATGAAGTTCTCCAGGAACTAAGGGACATTTCTTCCATGGCTATGGAATATTTTGATGAGAAGATTGTTCCAATACTGAAAAGGAAGCTGCCTGGGTCAGATGTATCAGGACGTCTTATAGGAGCTGCCCCAG TTCCAGGGCCCTCAGCAGCACTAACAACCATGCAGCTGTTCTCCAAGCAGAACCCTTCGAGACAAGAAGTCACCAAACTCCAGCAGCAAGTAAAAGCCAACGGTGCGGGCGTGACAGTGCTCAAGCGGGAAATCTCAGAGCTTCGCACCAAAGTGCAAGAGCAACAGAAACAACTCCAAGATCAAGATCAGAAACTGCTAGAGCAAACACAAATCATAGGCGAACAGAACGCCCGACTGGCTGAGCTTGAACGCAAGCTGCGAGAGGTGATGGAGAGCGCAGTAGGAAGTTCTTCAGGCTCTGGCTCAAACGAACAATCTCctagaaaaaggaggaaggcGGTTGAATCCACAGACTGTCCTAGGAAATCTAAACGCCTTcgaaacagaaaataa
- the DEGS1 gene encoding sphingolipid delta(4)-desaturase DES1, giving the protein MGNAVAREDFEWVYTDQPHADRRKEILAKHPEIKALMKPDHNLIWVVVLMVLAQLTAFYLVKDLDWKWVVFWAYVFGSCISHSMTLAIHEISHNSAFGNSKAMWNRWFGIFANLPLGLPYSISFKRYHMDHHRYLGGDGIDVDIPTNFEGWFFCTRFRKFIWIVLQPFFYAIRPLCINPKPITRLEIINLLAQLSFDVVIYYLWGAKSIFYMLAGSVLGLGLHPISGHFIAEHYMFLKGHETYSYYGPLNLLTFNVGYHNEHHDFPNIPGKSLPLVKKIAAEYYDNLPQYNSWIRVLYDFVMDDTISPYSRMKRQLKGEVKQD; this is encoded by the exons aTGGGGAACGCGGTGGCCAGGGAGGACTTCGAGTGGGTGTACACGGACCAGCCCCACGCCGACCGCCGCAAGGAGATCCTGG CTAAGCATCCCGAGATAAAGGCGTTGATGAAGCCAGACCACAACTTGATCTGGGTGGTTGTGCTGATGGTCCTGGCGCAGCTGACTGCCTTTTACCTCGTTAAGGACTTGGACTGGAAGTGGGTGGTCTTCTGGGCGTACGTGTTCGGGAGCTGTATTAGCCACTCCATGACTCTGGCGATTCACGAGATCTCCCACAACAGTGCCTTTGGCAATAGCAAAGCCATGTGGAACCGGTGGTTTGGAATATTTGCCAACCTCCCTCTTGGTCTCCCGTATTCGATATCCTTCAAGAGATACCACATGGATCACCATCGATACTTAGGAGGCGATGGAATCGACGTGGACATCCCTACCAACTTCGAGGGCTGGTTTTTCTGTACCCGCTTCAGGAAGTTCATATGGATTGTTCTTCAGCCGTTCTTCTATGCCATTAGACCCCTCTGCATCAATCCCAAACCAATTACTCGACTTGAAATCATCAACTTGTTGGCTCAGCTTTCCTTTGATGTCGTGATATATTATTTATGGGGAGCCAAATCCATTTTCTACATGCTTGCTGGTTCAGTACTTGGACTCGGTTTGCACCCGATTTCAGGACACTTCATAGCTGAACATTACATGTTTCTGAAGGGCCATGAGACTTACTCCTATTACGGGCCACTTAATTTGCTCACTTTTAATGTTGGCTATCACAATGAGCACCACGACTTCCCCAATATTCCTGGCAAGAGCCTCCCACTG GTGAAGAAGATAGCGGCTGAATACTATGACAACCTGCCACAGTATAACTCGTGGATTAGAGTGCTTTATGACTTTGTGATGGATGACACAATCAGCCCATATTCACGCATGAAGAGGCAATTGAAGGGTGAAGTGAAACAAGATTAA